The nucleotide window TGCCGGCAGAACTGCTGCAGGTAGGCAAGTGCATTTTCACTGTCAGAACCATAGATCAAATACAAGCCGGTCAGGCAGCACGCCGAATATGCCAGATCAGGCACTCGGTCGGCCCTGAATGTTCCTTCACAGCCGCGATAAGTCATGAACGTCCGTTCCTTCTGATCATCCAGCAGGATCATGCAGAATCCGGTCTTCTGATCTTCAATGACAAACAACCCCTCGCTCTGCAATGCGTTGCGCTGAAAAAAGGCGCGGACCTTTTCAATGGATTCAGCCCCGACCGCTGAATATAAAATCGGATCCAGTCCGAATTTTTTTAACGTAAATGCGGCATTGATCGGACAGCCGCCAATCCGTTCAAAAGTATCCTGAATCAGCGTGTCCTGCCCCTTGACAGGAAATTGCGATAACAGGCAATACCGGTCCAGACACAGGCCGCCCAACATTAAAACCGGGTTCTTCATGGTTGATTTCCTCGCTTTATTCTTACTATAACGGATATATTATAGTGAACTCCCTCGGGAAAGTCTATGAAACTAAGCAGGAAAACAACGAAATTTGTCAGCAGCACACCCCTGTTCTATGATAAAATAAAGACGTTGAAAATCCACAGCATCCCGATTCCGCTAATGGAGTGCGATGGGCTGCTTGGAAATTTCCGCGTTCCGTTTTTATTTCAGATTTTATCAGAATGAAACTGAGACCGGAAGATCAAAGCGAGGTTATAAAATGAAACAATCAGAACAAGAAATGAAGGAATGGGCGCAGCAGCTCAACGCTGTCCATCTGCCCCGGTGGGAGGAACTGCCGGATATTGATTTGTATATGGATCAGGTCATGACGTTGATGGATCGGTATCTGGATTTGCTTTTAGGCCAGAATCATGAAAAGATCATCACGCCGGCGATGGTCAACAACTATGTAAAGCTGAATCTGATTCCCGCACCGCATAAGAAGCAATACAATCGCGTGCATCTGGCTTATCTGGTCGCGATCACGATCTTGAAACAGGTGGTGACGATCAAGGAGGTGCGCGTCGGGATTCTGTATCAGGCCCATTTGAGCGGAACCCGCAATGCCTACAATCTGTTCTGCATGCAGCAGGAATATGAACTCAAAAGGGCAGCGGCGGAAATTGACCCGCAGCTGGCGCTGCAGGCACAGCCGGAACAAATTCCGTTTGATAATCTGGCGTTAAAAATGGCGTCCGGCGCCTTTGCTCAGAAAATTGTTGCGGAAAAAGCTGTCGCACTGCAGGAACAGGAATTGCGGCAGATGCAGGAAGAACACAACCGCAGCCTGCAGAAATGAGTCGGTTTGTCGTCATCGGCGGAGCCAATGTCGATTTGATCGGAAGTGCGGATCAGCCGCTGCGGCTGCACGATTCCAATCCAGGAACAATCCAGACAATGCTGGGCGGGGTCGGCCGCAATATCGCCGAAAACTTAGCCCGCTTGCAAGAAACGGTGAGTTTAGTCAGTGCTGTTGGGGATGACAGTTTCGGTCATTGGATTCTTGAACAGGGGCGGCAGTGCGGCATCGATATGCGTGCGGTTCAGCTTCTGAAGGGGCAGCGCACATCGGCGTTTCTTGCCATCTTGGATCCCCGTCATGACCTGCATTGCGCGGTGGCTGACATGGGCATTCTGAACCAGCTGAATCCTGCAATTCTGCAGCCAGTGCTTGATTCGCTGGATCCCGAGGATGTCTTGATTTGGGATACCAATCTTGATCCCGAACTGATCAAATGGATTGGCGGGCAGGCTCACTGTTTGCTGGCCATGGATCCGCTCAGTGCGTCTAAAAGTGAAAAAGCCCGCTGCATTCTGCCCAAGCTGACGTATTTCAAGCCCAATCGGGCAGAAGCCGAACGATTGTGCGGATTCACAATTGAAACACCGGCGCAGATCCGGTCGGCTCTGGATTGGTTTGCCGCTCAGGGGATCAAGGAAACCGTGCTTTCCTTAGGTGCTCAGGGAACGGCGCTGGCTGTGGGACAGCAGCGGCTGTTAATGAGCCTGGATTCCATCGTACCGGTCAATACCACTGGTGCCGGTGACTGCTTCTTTGCCGTTTATCTGAGCTGCCGCCGTCAGGGCGTTCCGCTCCAAACGGCGGCGGAACGGGCCGCCGGCGCTGCGGCGCTGACCTTAAGCGATCCGCTGTCCGTCAGTCCCCGGCTAAAACCCGCGATCTTGGATCACTGGCGGGCGCGGCTGCATTGCCAATGGCAGGATCTGACACAGATTTAACCTTCTCTTTCAAAAACAGCGGTGTACTCCGCTTGCGAAATCCACAATCTCGATGAAGAAAGAAAAAGGAGAAAAAACATGGAAGACGTATTGAATATTATTCGTGATGAAACACTGACTTATCAACAACAGCTGCTCGCTTTAGCCCGTCTGGCGGAAAATATGGACGACACGCTAAAACGCAGTCCTGAATATCTTCAGGGACAAAGCGAAGGCATATTCTGCGATTTGGGTGAAGGTCTGGCTCCTTATCGGCCGCGGTATATCTGTCCGGATTATACTCGATTGATGGAATGCGGATCATCATTTCTCGGCTTAACCCCGCCGACGGATCTATTGGAAGCCACTCAGGCGTTATTGATCATGTATCACCATGTTCCTTCAATCACTTCGTTCCCGGTCTATCTGGGCAATCTCGATCAGCTGCTCGAACCCTTTGTCGTCAAGGAAACACCGCAGCGGGCAAAACAGATTCTGAAGATGTTTCTGCTGCACATTGACCGTACGCTGACGGATTCCTTCGTGCATGCCGATCTGGGTCCGTCTGCGACCTTAACCGGCGAGCTGATTTTAGAGCTGACAGAGGAAATGCAGTGTGCGATGCCGAATTTGACGCTGAAATATGATCCGGAACTGACCCCGGATGATTTTCTTAAGCGCTGTGCTTTGTGCATGCTGAAAACCGCTAAGCCTTCATTTGCCAATCATCGGATGTTTACGCGCGAGTGGGGTGAAGACTATGCCATCGCCTCCTGCTACAATGGATTGAAGATTGGCGGCGGCGGATTTACTTTGCCGCGGATCCGGCTGTACGAATGCTCGCTGAAGGCCAAAGATCCGCAGGATTTCCTGGATCATGTGCTGCCGCATTATACGCAGATTATGCTGGAAATGATGGAAGACCGGATTCACTTTTTAGTCGAGACAAGCGCTTTCTTTAAAGCCAATTTCTTAGTCACTGAAGGCTTTGTCAAGCTCGAAAACTTTACCGGCATGTTCGGCATGGTCGGGTTGGCAGAATGTGTCAATCATCTGCTGCACATCGATGATCCGAAGCATGGCTACGGCAACAATCCGCAAGCCGACGATCTGGGCGCAGCGATTCTGCAGCGCTTAAGCGATTTGGTTGCCGGTTATACTTCGGCTTACTGCGACTGCACCGATCATCATTTCCGGCTTCACGCCCAGGTCGGCATTGATTCCGACGGCCGTGAGAACTCCCCGGGAGCACGGATTCCGGTGGGGGCAGAACCGGGCATGCTGAAGCAAATCCAGCACGCAGCTCGGATGCATGGCTTTTTCCCGACCGGCATTGGCGATATCTTTAAATTTGAAGAAACCTGGCTGAATACGCCGGAGGCGCTGGGCGACATTATCAAAGGCGCGATGCAGAGCGGCATGCGCTATTTCTCCGGCTATCTGGAAAACAATGACGTCGTGCGGGTCACCGGTTATCTGGTTAAGAAAAGTGAACTGGCGAAGCTTGATCAGCATAAGCAGTCGCTCAATAATGTCAGCATCTTCGGCCAGGGCGCGCGGGATAAGGCAAAGGCTCTGGACCGGCGGGTAGAAAAGCTGGAGCGATGAAGGCGCTGATCAACCGGATTATTCCGTTTTCCAATGTGGATGGTCCGGGCAATCGCTGTGCAATTTTTTTCCAGGGATGCCCGCTGCACTGCGCCTATTGTCATAATCCCGAAACCTGGCGTCTCTGTGACCATTGCGGGAAGTGTGTACCCGGCTGTCCTGCCGCTGCCTTAACAATTCGGGATGGCCAAGTTCATTGGGATGAAACCCGCTGTGTCGGCTGTGATCAATGCATTCATGTTTGCCCCCATCATGCTTCCTGCAAAGTCAGTGAGCTTACTCCCGATCAATTGTTTGAGCAGATTGCGGAAACCTTCCCGTTTGTTCAGGGGATTACGGTCAGCGGTGGAGAATGCATGCTCTATGCCGATTTTCTCACGGATTTGTTTCGCCAAGTGAAGGCGGCGGGGAAAACCTGTCTGATCGATTCCAACGGGGTCTTCGCGTTTGAAAAATATCCTGAATTGTTGGCGCTGTGCGATGGCGTGATGCTGGATATAAAAGCTTATGATGAACCTTTCCATCGCCAGCTGACCGGCGCGTCGAATCGGCAGGTGCTGGATAATTTGATTCTGCTGCGGGATAGCGGAAAGCTGGAGGAAGTTCGGACCGTACTGCTGCCGCAGTTTCCGGAACAAAACGCGCGGACGGTGCGGGCGGTCAATGAATTGCTTCAGGGGAAAATCCGTTATAAATTGCTGCGCTACCGGCCTTTTGGCGTTTGTGAGGAAGGACTGCAGTTCTGCGGCCGCACGATTACGCCGTTAGCGGAAGCAGAACGGCTGGCTCAGGCTGAAATGGACCGCGGATATTTTAACTGTGTTGTGATTTGAGCAAGGCTTGTGAAAAAGAGATTTGAGGATACGGGGAAGTTCGTAAGGGCTTCCTTTTTGTTCGGCTGCCCTCTTTATAAAATAGGCAGGAACGTGATATAATAAAAAAGCAAGTCAACGAAGGAGCGTCGGGCCGGATGAAAACACCACAAAAAGCGATATCGCAGCTGATCTCGCAGAAGGAAATTTTAGAACAGCTTAAAGAAATTGGCGTCAGTGCCGGCATGATCCTAGAAGTTCATGCGTCGCTGAGCGCTTTTGGTTATGTCTGCGGCGGCGCCCAGACGGTTGTCAATGCGCTGATCGAGGCCGTCGGTTATTCCGGAACGCTTTTGATGGCGCTGCAATGCTCAGATAATACAGAACCCTCGGCCTGGGAAAACCCGCCGATTGAACGGCATTTGATCAAAACGGTCCGGGAACAGATGCCGGCTTTTAATAAAAAGGAAACCGACACCCGGGCGATGGGAGCAGTCGTTGAAAATTTACGCCGTCGGGATGGGATTGTCATCTCTCATCATCCCAACTGTGCCTATGTTGCCTGGGGCAAATATGCCAAACTGCTTTGCAATCACCAGTCGCTGCATTTTCCGTTGTCCGAAGAATCACCGGCCGCCCGGCTGTATGAGCTGAAAGGCTCAGTGCTGTTAATGGGCGTGGACTATCAACGCTGCACAGCTCTGCATTTAGCGGAATACCGCAGCGAGATCCGACCGGTTATTTTGCGCGGTGCAGCGGTGGAGCTGGAAGGCAAACGGATGTGGAAGAAGTATCTGGATTTAGATATCGACAGTGAAATCTTCAATAAAGTGGGCAAACGCCTGGAAGAAAAGGGCTTTGTAAAAAAGGGAAAGGTGGGAATGGCTGATCTGAAGCTGTTTAAAGCCGATGCGGCGATCGATGAGGCCGTCCGCTATTTTGTCAAAGATCATCCTTATGCCCGTTATCTGCAGCCAAGCTTATTTTAGCAAGTAAAGACCGTCGTTCTGTCGGCGGGGTCGGTAAATAGTAAGTCAGAAAAAATAAAAAAAGATGAAATAAAAAGCAGCGAGGACAAAAGTGACCCGTTGCTTTTTGCTTTGTATTGTTTTTTATCGTTCTATTGACAAGCGCTGAAACCCAGCCGGCATTTTCTTAATCCAATTCAAATAAGGAGCTTAGCCACGCGCCTAATTCCCGCAGTATTGTTTCTTCCTGCAAGCCGAACCGGTTGGGGATCGGGGCATCCAGATCCAAGACAGCAACCACTTGACCGTGAAGGCGGATGGGGACGACAATTTCGCTGCGGCTGGCCCCATCGCAGGCAATGTGACCAGGGAACTGATGGACATCCGGCACGACTAAACATTCTCCTTGCAAAGCGGCAGTGCCGCAGACCCCTTTGCCCAAGGCGATATGCGTACAGGCAGGTTTTCCCTGAAAAGGTCCTAAGATCAGTTCGTTTTCTTTCATCAGATAGAATCCCGCCCAGTTCAAGTTCGGCAGACTCTGCATGATCAGCGCGCTGAGATTGGCCAGGCAGCAGATTCGGTCGGTCTCTTGCGCACATAGCGCTTTGGCATTGTCAAGCAAAGACTCCAGATTCATTGTTAAGTTTTCTTCCATCATGATTCCTCCGTTTTTTATATTTTACAGGAATCGGCAGAAAAAAGGAACGTTTCCGTGCAGAATGTGCTATAATGTTTACCGTGAACAGGGGAGCAAATGCTGAGATCCAACGATGGAACAAACCCTTATCACCTGATCTAGGTAAAACTAGCGTAGGGAGTTTACTGATTTTTCCTTACGCCTCACACTTGGAGGTGTTTTTTTATGAAATGGACAACCAAAGATCTCGTCTACATGGCGCTGTACGCTGCATTATTCATCGTACTTGACGTCGCTGTCAACACCCTCGGAATTTTACAGATGCCCAACGGCGGTTCACTGGGCGTATCGGTCATTCCGCTTTTAATGGCCAGTTACCATTTAGGCTGGCAGAAAGGGACGGTCGTTTCCGTTCTTTCGATTCTGCTGCAGTATGTTACCGGACCGATGTATACACCGGACCTGCTCGGCTTTCTGCTCGACTACTTCATCGCCTTTTCCGTTTACGGACTGGCAAGCCTGTTTCCGAATTATAAATGGTTTTATTCCGGAGTTCTGATTACTAATCTGATCCGGCTGCTTTCCAGCACGCTGTCCGGAACCTGGGTTTGGGGTTTGGATTATTGGCCGTCATTTCTTTACAATGCGACCTATATGATCCCAACAGCGATTCTGTGCCTGGTGCTGCTGCCGTTAGTCATGCCTCGCCTCAAACCGGCGATGAACAAGAAATAAAAAGTCCTATTTTCGATTAGATCAGAAAAACTCAGCAATCAGCCGTTTTCTAACAAAAAATCCCCGCAGAGAGAAGCCTGTCTTCGGACATCGCTTAAGCCTGCGGGTTTTCTTTTATTTCAATAAGGGAGAAAACAAAAATGAACTTAGTTTAACTGACTTTCTTCCGATTTAAAGGTTTGGTGCTTGGTATCAATTTTCTGGGCCTGTTCTTTTTCCAGCTTATACCAGCCCTTTTCAAACATCAGATCGTATGTTTTCCGCTGCAACTGGCTGCTTTCCTGAAACAGACCGAACACTTTTGTATACAGGTCGTTGTTGCTGGCTTCCTGACAGGCTAAAGAATACATGTATGTGATATGCTTGATGGATATCAACAGATCATTCAGCCGGTCGCGGTCGTTAAAGCGTTTCTCGTCCGGTAAAATTTCGGACTTCGGATTCATGACTTCCTGGCTGCTCATTCGTTGACACTTCCTTTCAGTTCATCGGTCAGAATGGAATATTGACTTTTTAAGGTCTCGTAGTAGTGAGCGGCAAAGTCGCTGACTTGCTGGTCTTCAATCTTTTGGCTGTAATCCTCCGCTTTCTTGGCTGTAGTCAGCAGCGTTTCCAGCAGATCTGCCAAGTAGGAGCAATCTTTCGGGGAAAGCATTTTCGGCGGTGTTTTCATCATCCAGCCTCCTTTCTTCTCAGAGTATGGGCAATGCAAAATGTTTTATGCGTGAATTGGTGTTGGTTCTCAGGCGGTTTGTACTGACGGATCCGACTGGATTCCCCTCTTTTCGTCCAGACTAAAAAGAGGTATAATAAAAAAGATTTTTGTAAAAAGAAGAAACGAGGTGAATCAACATGCTGCCTGAGGTGGGATCGCAAGTCTACATTCAGAGTTTCAAGCATGATGGTTCGCTGCATCGGACATGGGCTAAGGGATTCGTTATTGAAGCGGGTGTACGCCGGGTGATTGCCGTGACTAACAAAACTTGGGTCACGGAAGCCGATGGACGCCGTTGGTTTACACGGGAACCTGCAATCTGCTTCTTCTATCCTGATCACTGGTACAATGTGATTACAATGATTCGGAAAACCGGTATCTATTATTATTGTAATCTTGCTTCGCCTAGTTTATATGATGGAGAAGCAATTAAGAATATTGATTATGATTTGGATGTCAAGTTGTTTCCAGATGGACGAATTGAGATTTTGGATGAAGACGAATATGTTCAGCATGGCCGTGAAATGGGATACAGCGAACCGCTGAAGCATGCCGTAGAAAAAGAGATGGATGTGCTGATCGGAAAGATTAAAAAGAAAGAATCACCATTCAATCAAAAAGAGATTGAGTGTCTGTACCACGAATATCTGGAACTGCTGCATACAACGCTGCAAAGTTCCGGAAGCGAGAAGCTTTGACTCAGTAAGAACTGAATCAAAGCTTCTTTGTTCATTGAAGACGGCTATATCGATATAGAAAAGAACGGGGGATGACAGGGCTATCGAAGAAATAATTTAAACTTGATGTATAAAATGATTAAAACTGGGAAAGGTGTTGGATAGTAGTTAGGCAGAATCCTAAATAAGGCTTTAAAATAAGGCGAAAATGATGTGATTGGAAAAAACTAAAAAAAAGTGAAAAAAAGACTTGCCAAAAGTAAAGATTCGGGATATACTAACTAAGCTGACTCGGTGAGAGTCAAGCGCGTCGATCTTTGAAAACTAAACAGGAAGAAAAGCACAAAATACAACGTCAATTCATAAAGAATCTGTCTTAGGACAGAGAAGATAAACGAGCTAAACAAACTCGAACAAATGGAGAGTTTGATCCTGGCTCAGGATGAACGCTGGCGGCGTGCCTAATACATGCAAGTCGAACGCTTTGTAAAGGAGCTTGCTTCTTTACGAGGAGTGGCGAACGGGTGAGTAATACATAAGCAATCTGCCCATCGGCCTGGGATAACAGTTGGAAACGACTGCTAATACCGGATAGGTTAGTTTCTGGCATCAGGGACTAATTAAAGTTGGGATACAACACGGATGGATGAGCTTATGGCGTATTAGCTAGTAGGTGAGGTAACGGCCCACCTAGGCGATGATACGTAGCCGACCTGAGAGGGTGACCGGCCACATTGGGACTGAGACACGGCCCAAACTCCTACGGGAGGCAGCAGTAGGGAATTTTCGGCAATGGGCGAAAGCCTGACCGAGCAACGCCGCGTGAGTGAAGAAGGCCTTCGGGTTGTAAAGCTCTGTTGTGAAGGAAGAACGGCTCATAGAGGGAATGCTATGGGAGTGACGGTACTTTACCAGAAAGCCACGGCTAACTACGTGCCAGCAGCCGCGGTAATACGTAGGTGGCGAGCGTTATCCGGAATTATTGGGCGTAAAGGGTGCGCAGGCGGTTTGAAAAGTTTAAGGTGAAAGCGTGGGGCTTAACCCCATACAGCCTTAGAAACTGTCAGACTAGAGTACAGGAGAGGGCAATGGAATTCCATGTGTAGCGGTAAAATGCGTAGATATATGGAGGAACACCAGTGGCGAAGGCGGTTGCCTGGCCTGTAACTGACGCTCATGCACGAAAGCGTGGGGAGCAAATAGGATTAGATACCCTAGTAGTCCACGCCGTAAACGATGAGAACTAAGTGTTGGGGAAACTCAGTGCTGCAGTTAACGCAATAAGTTCTCCGCCTGGGGAGTATGCACGCAAGTGTGAAACTCAAAGGAATTGACGGGGGCCCGCACAAGCGGTGGAGTATGTGGTTTAATTCGACGCAACGCGAAGAACCTTACCAGGTCTTGACATATCAGGCAAAGGCATAGAGATATGCTGGAGGTTATCCTGAATACAGGTGGTGCATGGTTGTCGTCAGCTCGTGTCGTGAGATGTTGGGTTAAGTCCCGCAACGAGCGCAACCCTTGTCTTTAGTTACTAACATTAAGTTGAGGACTCTAGAGAGACTGCCGGTGACAAACCGGAGGAAGGTGGGGATGACGTCAAATCATCATGCCCCTTATGACCTGGGCTACACACGTACTACAATGGCGGATACAACGAGAAGCAAGACAGCAATGTGGAGCAAACCTCAGAAAGTCCGTCTCAGTTCGGATTGAAGTCTGCAACCCGACTTCATGAAGCCGGAATCGCTAGTAATCGCGGATCAGCATGCCGCGGTGAATACGTTCTCGGGCCTTGTACACACCGCCCGTCAAACCATGAGAGTTGGCAATACCCGAAGCCGGTGGCCTAACCCGTAAGGGAGGGAGCCGTCGAAGGTAGGGCTGATGATTGGGGTTAAGTCGTAACAAGGTATCCCTACGGGAACGTGGGGATGGATCACCTCCTTTCTAAGGAGAAAGACGAGAAAAGTTGGATTTTGTGAAAAAGTAAGCCTGTTTAGTTTTGAGAGATCGAAAGATTTCTCAGTCCAGTGATTGTTCTTTGAAAACCGAATAACAGAAAACAGATAGAAAGACATGATCTTTCTGAAAAGTTGAAAAGATTTCAAAAATCAGAACAAGATATTTGAAGTTGAACGTTGAACAGTTCTTAAGAAAGAAAAGCGTAACTGGACGACTCGCAGTCAAGACAGGAACGCGTGATTAAATGAATAAGGGCGTATGGTGGATGCCTAGGCATGTAGAGCAGAAGAAGGACGCAGCTAACGGCGAAACGCGACGGGGAGTGGTAAGCACACATCGATCCGTCGGTCTCCGAATGGGGAAACCCAGCGCGAGTAATGTCGCGTTACCCATGAGTGAATACATAGCTCATGAGGAGAGAACCCAGGGAATTGAAACATCTTAGTACCTGGAGGAAAAGAAAATAAGAATGATTCCCTCAGTAGCGGCGAGCGAACGGGGAAGAGCCCAAACCAGCCTTAGGGCTGGGGTAGTAGGACCACAACGTGGTACGTTGACCGATAGAAGAAGGACATTGAAAGGTCCGCCAAAGAGGGTGCAAGCCCCGTAATCGAAATTGGAAGACGACCTAGTGGAATCCTGAGTACGGCGAGGCACGTGGAACCTTGTCGGAAGCATCCGGGACCATCCGGAAAGGCTAAATACTCCTACATGACCGATAGTGAACCAGTACCGTGAGGGAAAGGTGAAAAGAACCGCGGGAGCGGAGTGAAATAGAACCTGAAACCATATGCTTACAAGAAGACAGAGCCCGTTAAGGGGTGATGTCGTGCCTTTTGTAGAATGAACCGGCGAGTTATGTTATCGTGCAAGGTTAAGTGGAAGACACGGAGCCGAAGCGAAAGCGAGTCTGAAGAGGGCGAGAGTACGATGAGATAGACCCGAAGCCGTAGTGATCTAGCCATGACCAGGTTGAAGGTTGGGTGAAACCAACTGGAGGACCGAACCGACCCCCGTTGAAAAGTTGGCGGATGAGTTGTGGCTAGCGGAGAAATTCCAATCGAACACGGCGATAGCTGGTTCTCCCCGAAATAGCTTTAGGGCTAGCGTCGAAGTAAGGGTAGTGGAGGTAGAGCACTGAATTCATGATGGCGCCGTCAAGGTGTACTGAATGAAATCAAACTCCGAATGCCATTATGTCATCTTCGGCAGTCAGACTGTGGGTGATAAGGTCCATGGTCAAAAGGGAAACAGCCCAGATCATCAGTTAAGGTCCCAAAATTACTGCTAAGTGGAAAAGGATGTGGGGATGCACAGACAACTAGGAGGTTGGCTTAGAAGCAGCCACCCTTGAAAGAGTGCGTAACAGCTCACTAGTCGAGTGACCCTGCGCCGAAAATTAACCGGGGCTAAGCAGTATACCGAAACTATGGCAATGACTTCGGTCATTGGGTAGGGGAGCGTTCCATGGGCGTCGAAGCCGTACCGGAAGGAGCGGTGGAGCGCATGGAAGTGAGAATGCCGGTGTGAGTAGCGAGATGCAGGTGAGAATCCTGCACACCGATAGACCAAGGATTCCAGGGGAAGGTTCGTCCGCCCTGGGTAAGTCGGGACCTAAGGCGAGGCTGAAAAGCGTAGTCGATGGAAAACAGGTTGATATTCCTGTACCCGCGCATTGAGTGATGGAGTGACAAAGAAGGCTAACCGGACCGGTAAATGGATTCCGGATCAAGCGAGGTAGGAGGCAGTCAGGCAAATCCGGCTGTCAATCTGAAGGCGTGATGAGGAGCGAACGGGCGACCTAGTAGCGAAGACGGCGATGCCAGCTTTCAAGAAAAGCTTCTAGCGCAAATCAATGAGCGGCCCGTACCAAAACCGACACAGGTGGTCAAGGCGAGAAGCCTAAGGTGAGCGAGAGAACTGTTGCCAAGGAACTCGGCAAAATAGCCCCGTACGTTCGCAAGAAGGGGCGCTCGAAAGAGCCGCAGTGAAGAGGCCCAAGCAACTGTTTAACTAAAACACAGCTCTCTGCAAAGTCGCAAGACGAAGTATAGGGGGTGACGCCTGCCCGGTGCTGGAAGGTTAAGAGGATGTGTTAGTGGCAACACGAAGCATTGAATTGAAGCCCCAGTGAACGGCGGCCGTAACTATAACGGTCCTAAGGTAGCGAAATTCCTTGTCAGGTAAGTTCTGACCCGCACGAAAGGCGTAATGATTTGGGCGCTGTCTCGGCAGCAGACTCGGTGAAATCTTAGTACCTGTGAAGATGCAGGTTACCCGCAACTAGACGGAAAGACCCCATGGAGCTTTACTGTAGCCTGATATTGAGTTTTGATCAAGTATGTACAGGATAGGTGGGAGACGAAGAAGTTGGGACGTCAGTTTCAATGGAGTCGACGTTGGGATACCACTCTTAGTTGATTGAAATTCTAACCTATATCCGTAAGCCGGGTAAGGGACAGTGTCAGGTGGGCAGTTTGACTGGGGCGGTCGCCTCCTAAAGAGTAACGGAGGCGCCCAAAGGTACCCTCAGATTGGTTGGAAATCAATCGACGAGCGCAAATGCAGAAGGGTGCTTGACTGCAAGACAGACAAGTCGAGCAGGGACGAAAGTCGGGATTAGTGATCCGGCGGTGCAGAATGGAATGGCCGTCGCTTAACGGATAAAAGCTACCCTGGGGATAACAGGCTGATCTCGCCCAAGAGTTCACATCGACGGCGAGGTTTGGCACCTCGATGTCGGCTCATCGCATCCTGGAGCTGAATTCGGTTCCAAGGGTTGGGCTGTCCGCCCATTAAAGCGGTACGCGAGCTGGGTTCAGAACGTCGTGAGACAGTTCGGTCCCTATCTGTTGTGGGCGTAGGAAATTTGAGGAGAGCTGTCCTTAGTACGAGAGGACCGGGATGGACCCACCGCTGGTGCACCAGTTGTATCGCCAGATGCATAGCTGGGTAGCTAAGTGGGGAACGGATAAACGCTGAAGGCATCTAAGCGTGAAACCGACTCCGAGATGAGATTTCCCATTTCCTAGAGAAAGTAAGACCCCTTGAAGACGACGAGGTAGATAG belongs to Holdemania massiliensis and includes:
- a CDS encoding carbohydrate kinase family protein translates to MKNPVLMLGGLCLDRYCLLSQFPVKGQDTLIQDTFERIGGCPINAAFTLKKFGLDPILYSAVGAESIEKVRAFFQRNALQSEGLFVIEDQKTGFCMILLDDQKERTFMTYRGCEGTFRADRVPDLAYSACCLTGLYLIYGSDSENALAYLQQFCRQGRELFFDPGPLCDQIDPQLLEKAMRLCTHLKVNQEEQELLKQTLGKPLSAYFQDRCQAIVVTCGAKGAQLITPHRTAHFPALPIQLADSNGAGDAFFAGYAASVLQGKPLDECMQIASACGALTAMTLGPHAEGGLKEILQLADSAKSAC
- a CDS encoding DUF1836 domain-containing protein, with the translated sequence MKQSEQEMKEWAQQLNAVHLPRWEELPDIDLYMDQVMTLMDRYLDLLLGQNHEKIITPAMVNNYVKLNLIPAPHKKQYNRVHLAYLVAITILKQVVTIKEVRVGILYQAHLSGTRNAYNLFCMQQEYELKRAAAEIDPQLALQAQPEQIPFDNLALKMASGAFAQKIVAEKAVALQEQELRQMQEEHNRSLQK
- a CDS encoding carbohydrate kinase family protein, which encodes MSRFVVIGGANVDLIGSADQPLRLHDSNPGTIQTMLGGVGRNIAENLARLQETVSLVSAVGDDSFGHWILEQGRQCGIDMRAVQLLKGQRTSAFLAILDPRHDLHCAVADMGILNQLNPAILQPVLDSLDPEDVLIWDTNLDPELIKWIGGQAHCLLAMDPLSASKSEKARCILPKLTYFKPNRAEAERLCGFTIETPAQIRSALDWFAAQGIKETVLSLGAQGTALAVGQQRLLMSLDSIVPVNTTGAGDCFFAVYLSCRRQGVPLQTAAERAAGAAALTLSDPLSVSPRLKPAILDHWRARLHCQWQDLTQI
- a CDS encoding YjjI family glycine radical enzyme; this encodes MEDVLNIIRDETLTYQQQLLALARLAENMDDTLKRSPEYLQGQSEGIFCDLGEGLAPYRPRYICPDYTRLMECGSSFLGLTPPTDLLEATQALLIMYHHVPSITSFPVYLGNLDQLLEPFVVKETPQRAKQILKMFLLHIDRTLTDSFVHADLGPSATLTGELILELTEEMQCAMPNLTLKYDPELTPDDFLKRCALCMLKTAKPSFANHRMFTREWGEDYAIASCYNGLKIGGGGFTLPRIRLYECSLKAKDPQDFLDHVLPHYTQIMLEMMEDRIHFLVETSAFFKANFLVTEGFVKLENFTGMFGMVGLAECVNHLLHIDDPKHGYGNNPQADDLGAAILQRLSDLVAGYTSAYCDCTDHHFRLHAQVGIDSDGRENSPGARIPVGAEPGMLKQIQHAARMHGFFPTGIGDIFKFEETWLNTPEALGDIIKGAMQSGMRYFSGYLENNDVVRVTGYLVKKSELAKLDQHKQSLNNVSIFGQGARDKAKALDRRVEKLER
- a CDS encoding YjjW family glycine radical enzyme activase; translated protein: MKALINRIIPFSNVDGPGNRCAIFFQGCPLHCAYCHNPETWRLCDHCGKCVPGCPAAALTIRDGQVHWDETRCVGCDQCIHVCPHHASCKVSELTPDQLFEQIAETFPFVQGITVSGGECMLYADFLTDLFRQVKAAGKTCLIDSNGVFAFEKYPELLALCDGVMLDIKAYDEPFHRQLTGASNRQVLDNLILLRDSGKLEEVRTVLLPQFPEQNARTVRAVNELLQGKIRYKLLRYRPFGVCEEGLQFCGRTITPLAEAERLAQAEMDRGYFNCVVI
- a CDS encoding aminoglycoside N(3)-acetyltransferase, with amino-acid sequence MKTPQKAISQLISQKEILEQLKEIGVSAGMILEVHASLSAFGYVCGGAQTVVNALIEAVGYSGTLLMALQCSDNTEPSAWENPPIERHLIKTVREQMPAFNKKETDTRAMGAVVENLRRRDGIVISHHPNCAYVAWGKYAKLLCNHQSLHFPLSEESPAARLYELKGSVLLMGVDYQRCTALHLAEYRSEIRPVILRGAAVELEGKRMWKKYLDLDIDSEIFNKVGKRLEEKGFVKKGKVGMADLKLFKADAAIDEAVRYFVKDHPYARYLQPSLF
- a CDS encoding GAF domain-containing protein, translating into MEENLTMNLESLLDNAKALCAQETDRICCLANLSALIMQSLPNLNWAGFYLMKENELILGPFQGKPACTHIALGKGVCGTAALQGECLVVPDVHQFPGHIACDGASRSEIVVPIRLHGQVVAVLDLDAPIPNRFGLQEETILRELGAWLSSLFELD
- a CDS encoding energy-coupled thiamine transporter ThiT produces the protein MKWTTKDLVYMALYAALFIVLDVAVNTLGILQMPNGGSLGVSVIPLLMASYHLGWQKGTVVSVLSILLQYVTGPMYTPDLLGFLLDYFIAFSVYGLASLFPNYKWFYSGVLITNLIRLLSSTLSGTWVWGLDYWPSFLYNATYMIPTAILCLVLLPLVMPRLKPAMNKK